From the Sphingomonas aliaeris genome, one window contains:
- a CDS encoding AI-2E family transporter, which yields MTIDQKRVENGGLIVFLAIITTGLILVVSSFLGALFSAVLGALLFQPLYQRLLRRWPDRRNTAAALTLLIITVAVVIPALVLSSLVIEQAAGVYAQIRSGQINFATYFQQVYGALPMRLQRLLDGAGLGSFERAQGQISQALSSSASTLARRALSIGANAAGFLLAFGVALYVMFFLLRDGERIGPAVVRALPLEASVAERLAEKFASVVRATVKGSGVVALVQGALGAITFWIVGLPAALLWGMLMVIAALLPAIGPAIIWAPVAVYLLATGAIWQAVVVVISGVVVIGLADNILRPILVGRDTGIPDWLVLVTTLGGIELVGLSGIVVGPLAGALFLTGWQILTEQRQRGGTVAADDAA from the coding sequence ATGACGATCGATCAAAAACGTGTGGAGAATGGCGGGCTGATCGTGTTCCTGGCGATCATCACGACAGGTCTCATATTGGTGGTGTCCAGCTTCCTTGGCGCGCTTTTCTCGGCTGTCCTGGGTGCGTTGCTGTTTCAGCCGCTGTACCAGAGGCTGCTGCGGCGCTGGCCGGATCGTCGGAATACGGCGGCCGCGTTGACCTTGCTGATCATAACCGTCGCGGTGGTCATCCCGGCACTTGTTCTCAGCAGTCTGGTGATCGAGCAGGCCGCCGGGGTCTATGCGCAGATCCGGTCCGGCCAGATCAATTTCGCAACGTATTTCCAGCAGGTCTATGGTGCGTTGCCGATGCGGCTTCAGCGCCTGCTGGACGGAGCCGGTCTGGGCAGCTTCGAGCGTGCGCAAGGCCAGATTTCGCAGGCCCTGAGCAGCAGCGCCAGCACGCTGGCCCGGCGCGCCTTGTCGATCGGTGCGAATGCCGCCGGATTCCTGCTCGCGTTCGGCGTCGCCTTGTACGTCATGTTTTTCCTCCTCCGGGACGGCGAACGGATCGGCCCCGCGGTTGTGCGGGCACTTCCGCTCGAGGCATCGGTCGCAGAGCGGCTTGCGGAAAAGTTCGCGTCCGTCGTGCGCGCCACGGTGAAGGGATCCGGCGTCGTGGCGCTGGTGCAGGGTGCGCTGGGTGCCATCACTTTCTGGATCGTCGGGCTGCCGGCGGCGTTGCTCTGGGGCATGTTGATGGTCATCGCGGCGCTGCTGCCCGCGATCGGGCCGGCGATCATCTGGGCGCCGGTGGCCGTCTACCTGCTTGCGACCGGGGCGATCTGGCAGGCGGTGGTCGTGGTTATTTCCGGCGTCGTGGTGATCGGTCTGGCGGACAATATCCTTCGTCCGATCCTGGTCGGTCGCGACACGGGCATTCCCGATTGGTTGGTGCTGGTCACGACCCTGGGAGGGATCGAGCTCGTGGGTCTCAGCGGTATCGTCGTCGGTCCGCTTGCCGGCGCGCTGTTCCTGACAGGCTGGCAAATCCTGACGGAGCAACGCCAGAGAGGCGGGACCGTGGCCGCGGACGACGCCGCCTGA